The bacterium genome includes a region encoding these proteins:
- a CDS encoding aryldialkylphosphatase, producing MTAIVQTVTGPIAPEELGVTMPHEHLLLLNPSFVEPLEASERHRAREPVSERNIEWVRQYWTSSVDNLELYDEETAREEAAWYYRAGGDTLIDPTTRYIARDPRALVRISRGSGVRIVAGTGFYVAETHPPDMGNRSAEDLAAEMIGELTEGIDYTGVRAGFIGEIGCFWPLRDDERKVLRGAALASIETGAAVMVHPGRHPDAPAEVVSVLTEVGMATDKIIMAHMDRTILEADAVLRFAESGCYLEYDLFGVETSMYPTVAERTPAGLVPSRPAGLSFISDAQRLDRLDLLVGHGYAERLLISMDICTKHRLHRYGGHGYDHILENIVPWMRRRGTGEEVLQTLLVENPRRVFPMNGD from the coding sequence GTGACCGCCATTGTCCAGACCGTCACCGGGCCCATCGCTCCGGAAGAGCTCGGGGTGACGATGCCGCACGAGCACCTGTTGCTGCTCAATCCCTCCTTCGTGGAACCGTTGGAGGCTTCGGAGCGCCATCGGGCCCGCGAGCCGGTGTCGGAACGGAACATCGAGTGGGTGCGCCAGTACTGGACTTCCAGCGTGGACAACCTGGAGCTCTACGACGAGGAAACCGCCCGGGAGGAGGCCGCCTGGTACTACCGGGCCGGGGGTGACACGCTGATCGATCCCACCACCCGCTACATCGCCCGCGACCCGCGCGCCCTGGTGCGGATCTCGCGGGGGAGCGGGGTGCGGATCGTGGCCGGCACCGGCTTCTACGTCGCCGAGACCCATCCCCCGGACATGGGTAACCGCTCGGCGGAGGACCTGGCGGCCGAGATGATCGGGGAACTCACGGAGGGTATCGATTACACCGGGGTGCGGGCCGGTTTCATCGGCGAGATCGGTTGCTTCTGGCCGCTGCGCGACGACGAGCGGAAGGTCCTCCGTGGCGCCGCGCTGGCCTCCATCGAGACCGGGGCGGCCGTGATGGTCCATCCGGGCCGCCATCCCGACGCCCCTGCCGAGGTCGTGTCCGTCCTCACCGAGGTCGGGATGGCGACGGACAAGATCATCATGGCCCACATGGACCGCACCATCCTGGAGGCCGACGCGGTGCTCCGGTTCGCGGAGAGCGGCTGCTACCTGGAGTACGACCTGTTCGGCGTGGAGACCTCCATGTACCCCACCGTGGCGGAGAGGACGCCGGCCGGTCTCGTTCCCAGCCGGCCAGCCGGACTTTCCTTCATCAGCGACGCCCAGCGGCTCGACCGGCTGGACCTGCTGGTCGGGCACGGATACGCGGAGAGGCTCCTGATCTCCATGGACATATGCACCAAGCACCGGCTCCATCGCTACGGCGGGCATGGCTACGACCACATCCTCGAGAACATCGTCCCTTGGATGAGGCGGCGGGGCACCGGCGAGGAGGTCCTGCAGACGCTCTTGGTGGAGAACCCCCGGCGGGTGTTCCCCATGAACGGCGACTGA
- a CDS encoding Gfo/Idh/MocA family oxidoreductase: MAKLRAGVIGAGSWAVASHIPNLAQRSDEVELVGVARPDRELLDWVASEFGFRVAATDYRELLDQQLDICIVSSPNRFHYEHAMAAMLAGAHVLVEKPFTLDPVEAWDLVETAERLDRHLLLALGWNYRPMVRRAKELVEDGDGFGDVEHIMIDMSSAARDLLAVGAPYEAGSSVATARPETYMDPAVSGGGYAQAQLSHALGLAFWLAEDVRASEAFAFMSAPLQAPVELHDAISVRFLNGGLATVSGSSCHLGYGGNKHVLSVRIIGSEAMLSVDVGRELVYWYRGSGEAVRLDLDDQAGAYDCDGPVHTLIDLALGRDVPNCSPGHVGARAVEVTEAAYRSARTGEVARVAGR, from the coding sequence ATGGCGAAGCTCAGGGCGGGTGTGATCGGGGCGGGCTCCTGGGCTGTCGCCTCGCACATCCCCAACCTCGCGCAACGATCGGATGAGGTCGAACTCGTAGGGGTGGCCCGTCCCGACCGCGAGTTGCTCGACTGGGTGGCGAGCGAGTTCGGATTTCGGGTGGCCGCCACCGACTACCGCGAGTTGCTCGATCAGCAACTCGACATCTGCATCGTCTCAAGCCCCAACCGGTTCCACTACGAGCACGCCATGGCGGCTATGCTCGCCGGCGCCCACGTCCTGGTCGAGAAGCCGTTCACGCTCGACCCGGTGGAGGCGTGGGATCTGGTGGAGACGGCCGAACGTCTGGACAGGCATCTGCTGCTGGCCCTGGGCTGGAACTACCGGCCTATGGTCCGCCGGGCGAAGGAACTGGTCGAGGATGGGGACGGCTTCGGCGACGTGGAGCACATCATGATCGATATGTCCTCGGCGGCCCGGGATCTGCTGGCCGTCGGCGCACCGTACGAGGCCGGGTCGTCGGTGGCGACCGCCCGGCCGGAGACCTACATGGACCCCGCCGTGTCGGGCGGCGGCTACGCGCAGGCCCAGCTCTCGCACGCTCTCGGGCTGGCGTTCTGGCTGGCTGAGGACGTGCGCGCCTCCGAAGCGTTCGCCTTCATGTCGGCGCCCCTCCAGGCGCCGGTGGAACTGCACGACGCCATCAGCGTCCGTTTCTTGAACGGGGGGCTCGCCACCGTCTCGGGAAGCTCCTGCCACCTGGGCTACGGCGGCAACAAGCACGTACTGTCGGTCCGGATCATCGGGTCGGAGGCGATGCTGTCAGTGGACGTGGGCCGCGAGCTGGTGTACTGGTACCGGGGTAGCGGTGAGGCGGTCCGGCTCGATCTGGATGACCAGGCCGGGGCCTATGACTGCGACGGGCCCGTGCACACGCTGATCGACCTGGCCCTCGGCAGGGATGTGCCGAACTGCTCGCCGGGCCATGTGGGAGCGCGGGCTGTCGAGGTCACCGAGGCGGCCTACCGCAGCGCCCGGACCGGCGAGGTGGCCCGGGTGGCCGGCCGGTGA